In Oryzias latipes chromosome 19, ASM223467v1, the genomic stretch TAGAAATAAAgatgttctttcatttttttattttttttgctgatctATTGTGTAGTACTTAAAGGCTGTACTAATGGGCCCCCACTCCTTTACAGCCCTCTAGTCTGATCTCAGTGCATGAAAGTCATAAGAGAAAACGTGACacgtctttttcttttgcacaagTGGTTCCATAAGTAATTTTgaagatgtttgtgtttttgcttttggagccgtccttttttcttttttttttttacgtcatCCTTTTCCCTCCATCTGCTAATGAAGTCTttgtcctgaaaaaaaaagagaggatgacACATTGCAGCTTACAAAAACCTCTCATCTGTCCATtaggtttgtgtgtttttgaaggtACACCAGTGCGTTTGCTGATGTGTCGCTGGATCACCATTGCATGATTTCCTCCATAGAAAAACTGTGCTTTCCTTGAGACAGAGACTGAatcataaagaaataaataaaaaatgttccacAATCCATTCATGCACCTAAAAGCACCATCTACATTCAGGCTGACCTTATTTGCTGGAAAAGGCTTTGACCGACGCTCTTGTCTCTGTGAATGTGGCGGATACAGAGAATCCTAATTGTATGAGGGGCAGCGTTCCTCTTCATGTAATCAGATTCTAGTTTTCCCATTTCTATGAGCTGTTGCCAGCAGGTTACTTTGGTCTGTGTTATACAGCGACCCGAAAATAGGTGTGATGTCACTGTGAGAATTACATAGAAGGAGGCAGAGACTCCCACAGGCATCTTAACCAAGTGTAGTAGCCGCCTGAAGGTGTTGATAGTCCATTTCTGCTCCCAGAAGATCTACTCCAACGTCATTCTTTTCATTATTGAAGTCTCAAATCCAAAATGAGCACCCAAAAAACTGTGAATTCCTAAGCTACATTCAACCAAATGATCGGTAAAAAAGGAGAAtttgagaaacattttttagacGTGGAAAAATGCAAACGAAAGCCAAAAGAAttagtttcttttcatttgaaacgttttattcatatttagcaCTTAATAGTTTGGGAATATATCAGAATATTCATAGTTTTGCCATTCATTTGGatataaaaccaacattttaatCACTAAAATCATTTTACAGACCTGCATCTTATATTAATCACCTCTCAATTTTAAACAACAGCTGAACTGAAATAATcggaaaaaataacattttggcacaaaaacagctgcagtggcAAATCTGTAAATTGAATGACGATATTTGTTTCTCAACAGCCCTGTCCCCtcaacagactcacacaggttcCCAAGGTCCACCATCTCAGGGACCTTAAGTGGACCTCTCAAGTTGACTCACTTCGGAAAAAGGCTCCGCAGAGGTTTTACTTCCTGCTACAACTTAAGAAGTTCAACCagcctcaggagctgctgaccatcttctacacggcaataatccagtctgtcctgaccacatccatcacggTCTGCTGAGAGGATTGTTGGTTCCAGCCTTCCCTCCATTCAGGACCGGATCCGGTTCAGGGTCAGGAAGCAGGTTTGGCAGAATCGCAAAAGACACCTCTCATCCCGAACGTTAccttttcagcctcctcctgACAGGGCGGCGCTTTAGGACAATGcaaaccaaaaccactcgccacaaagacagctCCTTCCCCTGATCCGTcactctgatgaactcctgaatCCTGACCACTCAAGAACACAGAACAAAATCAAAGCAACTGTCAGACTGgatctacttttttatttttatttagttatgtttatttatgccTATATCTACcttatatcactttttaaaaattattattgatCCTTTTTGGTCTTACCTCTTTACACCTTTACATACCTTGCTGGTTTGCACGACAGCACaagaccatccatccatcttcctccgcttatccgggaccgggtcgcgggggcagcagactgagatgcccagacttccctcaccccggccacttcctccagctcctctggggggaccctgagacgttcccaggccagccgagagacgtagtctctccagcgtgtcctgggtcttccccggggcctccgcccagtgggacatgcccggaacacctctccagggaggcgtccaggaggcatccgaactagatgcccgagccacctcaactggctcctttcgatgtggaggagaagcggttctactccgagctctccgcacAAGACACCGAAGCCAAATTCCTTGAACATGCACTGTTGGCCAATAAAGCTGAATCGGATTCTGAttttgattctgattctgaatcaagtgcagatgaaaaaacacagtttgaagaAAAGCGTTTTTGTGGCATTGAAAATACGTCCAAATGCTCcaatccatgtacatctttgttttcctcatccaaaaTGGCATATGACACGAAACATTACATCTGGGTCTCTCCAATATTGGTCGCCATATTGTCTGTGTAAACAGTGGGCTCTCAGCTCTGGGTGACGGAAAAGGGGACAGGGGGTGTTCTGCTACAATTGTACctcctacaactcagaggtgaatttctaataaactcctgcagcatttatgtcctagaaaatgacacccgtttttaacattttggttaaaattacataaaaaagctcaagaaatgatcagagtgggtctctaaaaACAAATAGAGATATTTTCACCATTTGCACCAATCCTCTGACTTCTCTTTGTTCCAAACAGCTTCCTAGTCTTTAATGTCTTCTCACTGCATGAAACCCATGACACACTGTGGGAATTATAGCACAGGATGCTGCATGACCCAGGTGCGCAGCGGGTCTTCCAGTGCACACACCAGGCATCAGTGACCTTTCACAGCCAGGCTGGGGACCGTTGCTAATTGTTTACCACCACATCCTGTGTTCATCGCTTGCTTTATTAAAATGCCCCCTCCTGCAAATGATTGTCCCCATACAGtagtatttatttcattttgacctCATTATGAATTTCTGCTGATGAAGCCGCAgcattgtttgttgtttgttcagATCCTAAATCTGGGGTCTTTAAAATAATGATAGAAATGTTTGATGTGGTTATCTTGCTTCATTCTTGAGACAGTAACGGAAAAAGTGGGAAAGGgttcttcaaaataagagcatgaTTTGCAATTAGAACTTAGGAAACAACTATTGGAAACGCGTCATTGAGAAAATGAGTTCAACAAACAAATAATCACTAATTTTACACCCGGGGGCGTGACGTCAACATTTACAACCAACCAACGCGCTCCTTCAGACACCTCTTTTGGTAATCCGCTTTCACAAGATGAGCTGTCCGTTCAGCACCACTGTGCGCGCTCTCTGCGCCTGAAATAGTCTTATTAGTGCAAGACACATTAACGGGCTTAGAGTGACAGACTCACACTTGATTGGATTTTCTGCGTTTTGCTCCATGGCGCTACTTTCTGGAAAGAGTTAAGATCGCgttattgttttatattttgactGACAGGTTGGGCTTTTACGCGTAACAGGGAGCAGTCCACACCAGAGCCGAGAGTTTAGGTTTTGTTTGTGCGCAACGATCACCAGAAGCGAAATGTTTTACCTCTTGTTCGGACTGTTGTGCTTTTGCGCCATGGAGCGCGTCAAACTGACCAGAGGCCAGGAAGACGACGGAAAGCGCTACATCTGTCGCGCGGTCGCCATGAGCGGGGACGCCAGCTGTCCGGTGACACTACTACCCGATCTGAGCGTCGGTGGTCAGGAAGAGGAGCTCAGAAACACCGTCATGCAGCTCCGAGAGACCATATCACAGCAGAAGGAAACCATCTCCAAGCAGCTGGGCACCATCAACGAGCTGACCACAAAGCTGTCCCTTTGCGCATCAGCCACAAACGAAATGAAGTACGGCAGAGGGGGGTCATGGGGGAAAGACAAGCAAAACACAATGGGAGATGTTCCGAGAGATCCGAATGACTCCATAGAGAATTTAGGAAAAACCATGCAGGGGCTCAAGGACCGGCTGGAGAACTTGGAGGTAATTTCACCAACTCCCCTGCGCAATGCGCCGTGCGTAAAATCCTCAGTTGGTTGTGGAAATTTTTCAACAAGgataaaaaatgtgtcatatttaaagcaaaaacgtATTAGTAAATTATTTAACAGCAAAATCGCCCATATTTACATCAAGTTTAAGTAAATTTCTTCAGTTTTAGACTGATATTTCCAATGATAATTGCATTTGTCGTTGaattattcatttataaatatttaaaaagtcaaaattcaaAAGCAAAAGAGATAGATACATGTTTTAGTTTGCCAattcttttgaaaaaataactatttttaaattcatttgtcGCTGGTGAGATTGTCAGAACATTTAGACAGAAACATcacaatgtttttaataataaattaagatAATGCACTTAGATGGcttagtttttaatttcttgcaATATAGATTTTATATCTggttttaaatatagtaaagtGATAAAAAAACTCCGATAccaaatttttaatttgtgaacAAATTTTAGGTGTTTAATTCTGTGGATGATACTTTCAGGCCTTGAAACGCTTTGCAGGAGCATATTTAGGTTAAAATGGctgaaaactgtgtttaaaaTGCCTAAACACACATTTGTCTTGTCAAAAGATATTACTTGACATCTCAAAGTTACGTCATGTTGGCCCAGATTCTCAGACTCAAATAGAATTTcactcaaatgtgtttttttttcgtgtTAATGGGATccaaaatgagaataaaatgtGTTAGATGGTTATCTTAACATTAAATTTGCAGTATCGTTTTCCAGCTGTTGGCAAATATCAACACTGAATTTATGTGAATTTAATCACAGAacctttagtttaaaaaacagttgCCACTCTGACAATCAGGTTTCATTATTAATGTCACCtaaacaaggttttttttggaTGCACGGATAATTTTAGCCTGCTAAGTGGCTAACCTAAAACTACTAAACCTGATCAGGCGGTTTGTGTTTATATTGCTTCTGCAGCAAGTAGGCTAcccctccatccattcattatATAAGCCTGCTTTAGCCTGAGTTGGGTTACAGGGGTTTCTGGAGCTTTCTGCTGGTAACTTTTGAGCAGATGCAGGCAAGATCCTGGAGAAGTGGCCATTTACAGaaccacatttttaaagaatcaaCCACTCGAACGTAAAAGTCGCAAAACAACCTCGGAAATATGCTTTTTGGACTGAGTGAATTGGACAAAAGCTATGGAAAGCCCACAAAAGaatgcacaaaaatgtttttcttttccaaagttCTCTCATTTCATTCTTGCAAACAAGCAAAGGAAAGTGGCCCAGAAGAGAGGCAGGTTTCTGATGGAGCTCAAGACCAAAGTTAGAAGTTTCCATGAGTTTGTCAGAGCACACCTTAGAGGGGCAACTTGTCAAACAGAGATGCAAGACGTCACCTCTCAGGAGGAATCAGTGTCTTTGATCATGTGTGTGTAGTTCCTGCTCATGATCTTCCGCTCGTGATTCCGTAGCAACAGCAAATGAGGGCCAACATATCCGGTGCCTCGTTTCCAAGTGAGCTCCGGGATCTGCTGCAGCGTCGGCTGGGGGAGCTGGAGAAGCAGCTCCTGAAGAAAGTCAGTAGCCTGGAGCAGGAGAAGAGCATGCTGTCCAACGCCACGGCGGCCTACAGGCTGAAAACAGAGAGCGCTCTGAACGCCCTGGTGGAGAGGATCAGTGAGCTGGAGAAAGGTACAGTTACACAATGAACAATTTGTGCTTCTATTCATCACAGAAGCTGCAGacaaaaatatatgaaaactGTCTTTTGCCAGGAGGAGGGGACTTCAAGTCCCCAGAGCAGTTTAAGTTGTGCCTCCCTCAGAGGACCAACTACCTGTACGGCCGGTTCACCAAAAGCCTCCCAGAGATGTACGCCTTTACCATCTGCATGTGGATCAGGTCCAGCTCCAGCCCTGGCATCGGGACGCCATTCTCATACGGAGTGCCGGGTCAAGCAAATGAGATTGTTCTGATAGAATGGGGAAACAACCCAATCGAGCTGCTCATTAATGACAAGGCAAGTctcggggggaggggggaggagggttcCTGCTTATTATAATGAGTGGAACATAATTACAGTGATCGCTGTAGGTCGCTCAGCTGCCGTTGGAGGTGCGTGATGGAAAGTGGCACCATATCTGCATCTGCTGGAGCACTAGGGACGGCCAGTGGGAGGCTTATCAAGATGGGGAGAGGCTGGGAGCAGGGGACAACCTTGCAGCCTGGCACCCTATCAAACCTGGAGGGGTCATCATCCTGGGGCAGGAGCAGGTAAAATGTGAatataaggaaaaaaaggaggcaCTTAATGGGCCAATCATTCATGCTAAAGCTTCAGCCAAGTTCACCTGATTCCCTCCAGCTTTTCTCTCAGCGACCCTTATGGAGGGTGAAACCCCTCTGTGGCCAGCATTCGGACTTTACATGATGTTTAAATTGTGACACACTACTAAAACCGATGGGAAGTGACATCATGAagttgataaaaacaaaaagaaaatagttttttctgcCGAACATCAAAATCTTCATGTTTTTGCTCTTATTTTGGCGGTACACTAACCATCAACTTAAGAAGACGaggacaaatggaaaaaaaagtttcttttagtAACATTTCTTTTACTAATGTCACTGTTGCCTGATTTCCTTTGTTGCTATcaagagcaaaataaaaaccagttgtttgttttaaaggacAAAGACCTTTAAACACATGTTAATCAGACTTCATCAGTTCCAAATCAAGcaacctttattttattttttaaaacaagcacCTTTCTTGCATTACATCTCATAGCGctttacagtttaaaaacacacagtcatcaaaatacaccccccccccccctttgtccAGTGACACATACACCCCATGATCCCACACACAATGCACAGAGACACGAAAAaggactttaatttttaaaaagagacgtatggcttggctctgctgtgtgGAAACATTAGACAACAGGggccactccaattaaaatgtttgtatttttttatttgattgattggatttagtttaaaatgttacattttttacagacaaactccaatgaaaattgcaGTTTCTACATTATTGTGGTATTtatctgatgatgaaggacattatTCTAGAAAAACAAGCTTAAAATGCCATTTCCGAGTTTTTCTTCATTCGAATTGTTATAAATCAGGATCAGACTAATAAAAAGGCGGCTAGAAAAAGAGCgtgtgatgtaaaaaatacactgggcgggccacaagctccctgcttggCTCCATTCTGGCGACTAgacacgtcttcattttccttgtctgag encodes the following:
- the LOC101167577 gene encoding neuronal pentraxin-2-like isoform X1, which encodes MFYLLFGLLCFCAMERVKLTRGQEDDGKRYICRAVAMSGDASCPVTLLPDLSVGGQEEELRNTVMQLRETISQQKETISKQLGTINELTTKLSLCASATNEMKYGRGGSWGKDKQNTMGDVPRDPNDSIENLGKTMQGLKDRLENLEQQQMRANISGASFPSELRDLLQRRLGELEKQLLKKVSSLEQEKSMLSNATAAYRLKTESALNALVERISELEKGGGDFKSPEQFKLCLPQRTNYLYGRFTKSLPEMYAFTICMWIRSSSSPGIGTPFSYGVPGQANEIVLIEWGNNPIELLINDKVAQLPLEVRDGKWHHICICWSTRDGQWEAYQDGERLGAGDNLAAWHPIKPGGVIILGQEQDVVGGRFDAGQAFVGELSQVNIWDRILKPTEIQSMANCSSYIPGNVISWLASNVEIFGRGAAKRPLEICRERVPNA
- the LOC101167577 gene encoding neuronal pentraxin-2-like isoform X2; the encoded protein is MFYLLFGLLCFCAMERVKLTRGQEDDGKRYICRAVAMSGDASCPVTLLPDLSVGGQEEELRNTVMQLRETISQQKETISKQLGTINELTTKLSLCASATNEMKYGRGGSWGKDKQNTMGDVPRDPNDSIENLGKTMQGLKDRLENLEQQQMRANISGASFPSELRDLLQRRLGELEKQLLKKVSSLEQEKSMLSNATAAYRLKTESALNALVERISELEKGGDFKSPEQFKLCLPQRTNYLYGRFTKSLPEMYAFTICMWIRSSSSPGIGTPFSYGVPGQANEIVLIEWGNNPIELLINDKVAQLPLEVRDGKWHHICICWSTRDGQWEAYQDGERLGAGDNLAAWHPIKPGGVIILGQEQDVVGGRFDAGQAFVGELSQVNIWDRILKPTEIQSMANCSSYIPGNVISWLASNVEIFGRGAAKRPLEICRERVPNA